The stretch of DNA tgatgaaTTCAAAGTATGCCCTTTTTCTTgctgttctttcttttttccttatgGTTCCTCCCTTCACCTTATTTGAGTACTAGATACTTCCTGAGACAATTCATATTCTCACGGTTTGTCTTCATTATGCAGATCAGTCAGGAAAATTGTAAGCTTGGATGATCACATAGCATTGGCCTGTGCAGGACTCAAAGCAGATGCCCGTGTCCTTGTAAACAGGGCACGTATTGAGTGTCAAAGTCACAGGCTTACTGTTGAAGATCCAGTTACTGTTGAGTATATTACTCGTTATATTGCTGGTCTTCAACAAAAGTACACACAAAGTGGTGGTGTAAGACCATTTGGTCTTTCAACTTTAATTGTGGGCTTTGACCCATATACTGGTGTTCCGTCACTATACCAGACAGATCCCTCAGGTACATTTTCTGCATGGAAAGCTAATGCAACTGGAAGGAATTCTAATTCAATTCGAGAATTTCTGGAGAAAAACTATAAGGAAACATCTGGACAAGAAACTGTGAAGCTTGCAATTCGTGCATTGCTAGAAGTAAGAATCTTTgaaccatttttttaaaaaaaattcc from Diospyros lotus cultivar Yz01 chromosome 6, ASM1463336v1, whole genome shotgun sequence encodes:
- the LOC127803405 gene encoding proteasome subunit alpha type-7 — its product is MARYDRAITVFSPDGHLFQVEYALEAVRKGNAAVGVRGTDTIVLGVEKKSTAKLQDTRSVRKIVSLDDHIALACAGLKADARVLVNRARIECQSHRLTVEDPVTVEYITRYIAGLQQKYTQSGGVRPFGLSTLIVGFDPYTGVPSLYQTDPSGTFSAWKANATGRNSNSIREFLEKNYKETSGQETVKLAIRALLEVVESGGKNIEVAVMTKDHGLRQLDEAEIDAIVAEIEAEKAAAEAAKKGGPPKET